The following are encoded together in the Synchiropus splendidus isolate RoL2022-P1 chromosome 7, RoL_Sspl_1.0, whole genome shotgun sequence genome:
- the LOC128762423 gene encoding ral guanine nucleotide dissociation stimulator-like isoform X1: MLACFSLPPRCYLTLPPSESKPQRFPCGCRWRPLRSEFGPAACSRPSSKLPPRCFSGEDAGGGGVSPEGHDSERMIMLEKQSSTQEIGEEAEDDAIFTITLRKVQLHQSATKGQRWLGVDSEAALSLYETCKVRTIKAGTLERLVEYMVTAFRGKDSTYVTIFLCTYRSFASTKQVLDLLLNRYARLQNVPAASAHRVCQDDCTELRNTVSSILGAWLDQYSEDFWSPPSYDSLHQLMSYLHLHFPGSDLERRARNLLAHFHRRQQCEPDSDGEHIGCPFATQEESGFEDELPAFSFLSFDPIMVAEQFTLMDADLFKKVVPYHCLGGIWSQRDKKGKEHLAPTIRATVAQFNSVTNCVIATCLSSPVLKPTQRARLLERWIDVARECRILKNFSSLRAILSALQCNAVHRLKRTWEEVSRESFRTFRELSEIFSDDNNYSLSRELLVKEGTSKFATLEINPKRAQRRHQQQRDLGVMQGTIPYLGTFLTDLVMMDTAMKDYTEGGLINFEKRRKEFEVIAQIKLLQLASNNYSFTPDAHFREWFSGVEKLSEADSYNLSCEIEPLSESASNTLRAKKNGGIMKRWSDRQLTEAGSGAAGSHSKSFDHSHYRPYQGGGGGDSGDALSVTSVSSSGSDLEDVNPSFLSDSPEGHERKVSRKIKNPTRTSTPSVKLSVSALGREAPPTDSTSTFWECTSLSSLDTSGMGSSSGSASGSSSASSSSVSSSTPLSASRSHKRSVSAVSNYSTLSLPLYNQQVDDCCIIRVSLDVENGNMYKSILVTSQDKTPAVIRKAMIKHNLEREKSEEYELMQKISEDKELRIPDNANVFYAMNSTANYDFVLKKRGPTRPPRAKTVASSTLPRMKQKGLKIAKGIF; the protein is encoded by the exons AGCTCGACGCAGGAGATCGGCGAGGAGGCCGAGGACGATGCCATCTTCACCATCACGCTGAGGAAGGTGCAGCTCCACCAGTCGGCCACTAAGGGGCAGCGGTGGCTTGGCGTGGACTCGGAGGCGGCCCTCAGTCTCTATGAGACCTGCAAGGTCCGGACCATCAAGGCAGGGACGCTGGAGCGGCTGGTGGAGTACATGGTGACCGCCTTCCGCGGCAAGGACTCCACCTACGTCACCATCTTCCTGTGCACGTACCGCTCCTTCGCCTCCACCAAGCAGGTGCTGGACCTGCTGCTCAACAG GTATGCCAGACTCCAGAATGTTCCGGCTGCTTCAGCCCACAGGGTCTGTCAGGACGACTGCACCGAGCTGAGAAA CACGGTGTCGTCCATCCTGGGCGCCTGGCTGGACCAGTACTCGGAGGACTTCTGGAGCCCCCCCAGCTACGACTCCCTGCACCAGCTGATGTCCTACCTTCACCTACACTTCCCCGGCTCGGACCTGGAGCGCCGTGCTCGCAACCTGCTGGCCCACTTCCACCGACGGCAGCAGTGTGAGCCTGACTCTGATG GCGAACACATCGGCTGCCCCTTTGCCACGCAGGAAGAGAGCGGCTTTGAGGACGAGCTTCCCGCCTTCAGCTTCCTGTCCTTCGACCCCATCATGGTGGCTGAACAGTTCACGCTGATGGACGCG GATCTGTTTAAGAAGGTGGTTCCATACCACTGCCTAGGCGGGATCTGGTCCCAGCGGGACAAGAAGGGGAAGGAGCACCTAGCCCCAACCATCAGAGCCACCGTGGCCCAGTTCAACTCCGTCACCAACTGTGTGATTGCCACCTGCCTGAGCAGCCCAGTACTGAAGCCCACGCAGAGAGCACGGCTGCTGGAGCGCTGGATCGACGTGGCCCGG GAGTGTCGGATCCTCAAGAACTTCTCATCCCTGCGAGCCATCCTGTCTGCGCTGCAGTGCAACGCCGTCCACCGGCTGAAGCGCACCTGGGAGGAGGTGTCGCG GGAGAGTTTCAGAACCTTCCGTGAGCTCTCCGAGATTTTCTCCGACGACAACAACTACTCGCtgagcagagagctgctggtgAAG GAGGGTACCTCAAAGTTTGCTACCTTAGAAATCAACCCCAAGCGGGCCCAGAGACgacaccagcagcagagagacTTG GGTGTGATGCAGGGGACCATCCCGTACCTCGGCACCTTCCTGACCGACCTGGTGATGATGGACACGGCCATGAAGGACTACACCGAG ggagGACTTATCAACTtcgagaagaggaggaag gAGTTCGAGGTGATCGCTCAGATCAAACTGCTCCAGCTGGCGTCCAACAACTACAGCTTCACTCCGGACGCTCACTTCAGAGAGTGGTTCTCTGGGGTAGAGAAGCTGAGCGAGGCCGACAG CTACAACTTGTCGTGTGAGATTGAGCCTCTGTCCGAGTCGGCCAGTAACACCTTGCGAGCCAAAAAGAACGGAGGAATCATGAAGCGCTGGAGCGA TCGACAGCTGACAGAGGCCGGTTCCGGCGCTGCCGGGTCTCACTCCAAGTCCTTCGACCACTCGCACTACAGACCGTACCAGGGTGGCGGTGGTGGCGACAGCGGCGACGCTCTCAGCGTGACTTCGGTCAGCTCAAGTGGGTCGGACCTGGAGGACGTGAACCCCAGTTTCCTGTCCGACTCTCCCGAAGGACACGAGCGGAAGGTCAGTCGGAAAATAAAGAATCCAACACGA ACGTCCACGCCGTCTGTCAAACTGTCGGTTTCTGCTCTCGGGAGAGAAGCTCCACCCACAGACTCCACGTCCACG TTCTGGGAGTGCACGTCCCTGTCTTCGCTGGACACGTCCGGAATGGGCTCCAGCTCGGGCTCAGCCTCCGGCTCCAGCAGCGCCTCGTCCTCCTCTGTGTCCTCGTCCACGCCACTGTCGGCCTCTCGCTCGCACAAGCGCTCTGTGTCCGCCGTGTCCAACTACTCCACGCTGTCGCTGCCGCTTTACAACCAGCAGGTGGATGACTGCTGCATCATCCGGGTCAGTCTGGACGTGGAGAATGGTAACATGTACAAGAGCATCCTG GTGACCAGTCAGGACAAGACGCCGGCCGTCATCCGGAAGGCCATGATCAAACACAACCTGGAGCGTGAGAAGAGCGAGGAGTACGAGCTGATGCAGAAGATCTCGGAGGACAAAG AGCTCCGGATTCCTGACAACGCTAACGTTTTCTACGCCATGAACTCCACTGCCAACTACGACTTCGTTCTGAAGAAGCGCGGCCCCACCCGCCCACCGCGGGCCAAGACGGTGGCGAGCTCCACGCTGCCGCGCATGAAGCAGAAAGGACTGAAGATCGCCAAAGGGATTTTTTGA
- the LOC128762423 gene encoding ral guanine nucleotide dissociation stimulator-like isoform X2, protein MLACFSLPPRCYLTLPPSESKPQRFPCGCRWRPLRSEFGPAACSRPSSKLPPRCFSGEDAGGGGVSPEGHDSERMIMLEKQSSTQEIGEEAEDDAIFTITLRKVQLHQSATKGQRWLGVDSEAALSLYETCKVRTIKAGTLERLVEYMVTAFRGKDSTYVTIFLCTYRSFASTKQVLDLLLNRYARLQNVPAASAHRVCQDDCTELRNTVSSILGAWLDQYSEDFWSPPSYDSLHQLMSYLHLHFPGSDLERRARNLLAHFHRRQQCEPDSDGEHIGCPFATQEESGFEDELPAFSFLSFDPIMVAEQFTLMDADLFKKVVPYHCLGGIWSQRDKKGKEHLAPTIRATVAQFNSVTNCVIATCLSSPVLKPTQRARLLERWIDVARECRILKNFSSLRAILSALQCNAVHRLKRTWEEVSRESFRTFRELSEIFSDDNNYSLSRELLVKEGTSKFATLEINPKRAQRRHQQQRDLGVMQGTIPYLGTFLTDLVMMDTAMKDYTEGGLINFEKRRKEFEVIAQIKLLQLASNNYSFTPDAHFREWFSGVEKLSEADSYNLSCEIEPLSESASNTLRAKKNGGIMKRWSDRQLTEAGSGAAGSHSKSFDHSHYRPYQGGGGGDSGDALSVTSVSSSGSDLEDVNPSFLSDSPEGHERKTSTPSVKLSVSALGREAPPTDSTSTFWECTSLSSLDTSGMGSSSGSASGSSSASSSSVSSSTPLSASRSHKRSVSAVSNYSTLSLPLYNQQVDDCCIIRVSLDVENGNMYKSILVTSQDKTPAVIRKAMIKHNLEREKSEEYELMQKISEDKELRIPDNANVFYAMNSTANYDFVLKKRGPTRPPRAKTVASSTLPRMKQKGLKIAKGIF, encoded by the exons AGCTCGACGCAGGAGATCGGCGAGGAGGCCGAGGACGATGCCATCTTCACCATCACGCTGAGGAAGGTGCAGCTCCACCAGTCGGCCACTAAGGGGCAGCGGTGGCTTGGCGTGGACTCGGAGGCGGCCCTCAGTCTCTATGAGACCTGCAAGGTCCGGACCATCAAGGCAGGGACGCTGGAGCGGCTGGTGGAGTACATGGTGACCGCCTTCCGCGGCAAGGACTCCACCTACGTCACCATCTTCCTGTGCACGTACCGCTCCTTCGCCTCCACCAAGCAGGTGCTGGACCTGCTGCTCAACAG GTATGCCAGACTCCAGAATGTTCCGGCTGCTTCAGCCCACAGGGTCTGTCAGGACGACTGCACCGAGCTGAGAAA CACGGTGTCGTCCATCCTGGGCGCCTGGCTGGACCAGTACTCGGAGGACTTCTGGAGCCCCCCCAGCTACGACTCCCTGCACCAGCTGATGTCCTACCTTCACCTACACTTCCCCGGCTCGGACCTGGAGCGCCGTGCTCGCAACCTGCTGGCCCACTTCCACCGACGGCAGCAGTGTGAGCCTGACTCTGATG GCGAACACATCGGCTGCCCCTTTGCCACGCAGGAAGAGAGCGGCTTTGAGGACGAGCTTCCCGCCTTCAGCTTCCTGTCCTTCGACCCCATCATGGTGGCTGAACAGTTCACGCTGATGGACGCG GATCTGTTTAAGAAGGTGGTTCCATACCACTGCCTAGGCGGGATCTGGTCCCAGCGGGACAAGAAGGGGAAGGAGCACCTAGCCCCAACCATCAGAGCCACCGTGGCCCAGTTCAACTCCGTCACCAACTGTGTGATTGCCACCTGCCTGAGCAGCCCAGTACTGAAGCCCACGCAGAGAGCACGGCTGCTGGAGCGCTGGATCGACGTGGCCCGG GAGTGTCGGATCCTCAAGAACTTCTCATCCCTGCGAGCCATCCTGTCTGCGCTGCAGTGCAACGCCGTCCACCGGCTGAAGCGCACCTGGGAGGAGGTGTCGCG GGAGAGTTTCAGAACCTTCCGTGAGCTCTCCGAGATTTTCTCCGACGACAACAACTACTCGCtgagcagagagctgctggtgAAG GAGGGTACCTCAAAGTTTGCTACCTTAGAAATCAACCCCAAGCGGGCCCAGAGACgacaccagcagcagagagacTTG GGTGTGATGCAGGGGACCATCCCGTACCTCGGCACCTTCCTGACCGACCTGGTGATGATGGACACGGCCATGAAGGACTACACCGAG ggagGACTTATCAACTtcgagaagaggaggaag gAGTTCGAGGTGATCGCTCAGATCAAACTGCTCCAGCTGGCGTCCAACAACTACAGCTTCACTCCGGACGCTCACTTCAGAGAGTGGTTCTCTGGGGTAGAGAAGCTGAGCGAGGCCGACAG CTACAACTTGTCGTGTGAGATTGAGCCTCTGTCCGAGTCGGCCAGTAACACCTTGCGAGCCAAAAAGAACGGAGGAATCATGAAGCGCTGGAGCGA TCGACAGCTGACAGAGGCCGGTTCCGGCGCTGCCGGGTCTCACTCCAAGTCCTTCGACCACTCGCACTACAGACCGTACCAGGGTGGCGGTGGTGGCGACAGCGGCGACGCTCTCAGCGTGACTTCGGTCAGCTCAAGTGGGTCGGACCTGGAGGACGTGAACCCCAGTTTCCTGTCCGACTCTCCCGAAGGACACGAGCGGAAG ACGTCCACGCCGTCTGTCAAACTGTCGGTTTCTGCTCTCGGGAGAGAAGCTCCACCCACAGACTCCACGTCCACG TTCTGGGAGTGCACGTCCCTGTCTTCGCTGGACACGTCCGGAATGGGCTCCAGCTCGGGCTCAGCCTCCGGCTCCAGCAGCGCCTCGTCCTCCTCTGTGTCCTCGTCCACGCCACTGTCGGCCTCTCGCTCGCACAAGCGCTCTGTGTCCGCCGTGTCCAACTACTCCACGCTGTCGCTGCCGCTTTACAACCAGCAGGTGGATGACTGCTGCATCATCCGGGTCAGTCTGGACGTGGAGAATGGTAACATGTACAAGAGCATCCTG GTGACCAGTCAGGACAAGACGCCGGCCGTCATCCGGAAGGCCATGATCAAACACAACCTGGAGCGTGAGAAGAGCGAGGAGTACGAGCTGATGCAGAAGATCTCGGAGGACAAAG AGCTCCGGATTCCTGACAACGCTAACGTTTTCTACGCCATGAACTCCACTGCCAACTACGACTTCGTTCTGAAGAAGCGCGGCCCCACCCGCCCACCGCGGGCCAAGACGGTGGCGAGCTCCACGCTGCCGCGCATGAAGCAGAAAGGACTGAAGATCGCCAAAGGGATTTTTTGA